The genomic interval GTTCGGGCCGACGATCGGCAAGGTTGTCAAGTTCGGCGGCTCGGTGCCCGTCAAGTTCGAGATCGACCTGCTCTATACGCCTGTGCATCCCAGCAACGGGGAGGAGGCCAGCTTCCAGATCAAGGTGATCCCCGTGGTGCCGTCGCCGTTGCCTCCTTTGATGTAGGGCCGGCCCCTCTCAGTCACGCGTGCGCCACTTGAGGTCGACGATCTGCGCGAGCGTGCCGCGCATCGGGTGCAACTCCACCGTCAGGTTCACGAGCTTGCCCTGGAAGCGAAACGGCACCTGGTAATCGCGGTCGTCGATCGGCGTGCGGGTGTCGACGCCGACGTCGAAGGTTTCGTCCTCCGGGAACAGGAACGGCAGGGTCTTGGCGATGTACTTGCTGTCGACCACCCGACCGTCGACCTTCAACGTACCCGTGCCGCCGAGGCCGAAGCCGATCCCGTCATATGCGAAGTCGAAAACGATCACATGCCGCCCCGGGGGCAGTGCATCCTTCGCCTCCCAGCGGAAGCGCTCGAGGTTGACGTAGTTGTAGACGAACACCGGCTTGCCCCGCAGCATGTAGAGACCGAAGCCGCCGAAGCGCCCGCCATCTGTCACCAGCATGCCGTCCGCACCGCCCTGCGGGATCTCAACTTCCGCGGTGATCGTGTAGGAGCGGTCGAGGACGAACGGCGCGCCGCCTTTCGGGATGTTGCTGATCTCGCTGGTGTAGGTGAACAGCGTGCGGCCGGCGGTCGCGCTCGGGCGCGGCTCCAGAAAGCGCGCCAGGGCCCGGTTGTCGAGCGGGAGCACGTGGTACTTCGCGGCCTCGTCCATGAACACCTTCTGCATCTCGGCGAGCTTGGCGGGATTCCTGGCGGCAAGGTCGTCGTACTGCGTGGGGTCCTCGTCGAGCTTGTACAGCTCCCAGGTGTAACCGTTGATGATATCGGAGGGTGCCTTCTGGGGCAGGCCCTGGAACGCCGCCCAGGGGACGAAGGGGGGTGTCGTCGAGGCCATCCATCCCTCGTGGTAGATGCCGCGCATCGCCAGCATCTCGAAGTACTGCGTGCGTCGCCGTGACGGTACATCGGCGTTGGCCTTGTCGAAGGTGTAGACCATGCTGATGCCGTCGATGGGCTTCTGTGGGATGCCATCGACGGTCTCGGGGGCGTCGATCCCGGTGGCCTCTAGAATCGTCGGCACGATGTCGATGACGTGGTGGAACTGGCGGCGAATGCCGCCCGCGTCGCTGATGCGCTTCGGCCAGGAGATCGCCATGCCCTGCCGCGTACCACCGAAGTGCGACGCCACCTGCTTGGTCCACTTGAACGGCGTGCCGAACGCCCACGCCCAGCCGACGGCGTAGTGCGGGAAGGTCTGATCGGAGCCCCACGCGTCGTAGTACTCGAGTTGCTTCTCCACGGGCACGACCACGCTGTTGAACGAGGCAAACTCGTTGGGTGTACCGAGCGTCGTCCCTTCCGGGCTGGCTCCGTTGTCGCCGCCGATGTAGATGACCAGCGTGTTGTCGAACTTGCCCATGTCGTCGACGGCCTGAATGACGCGGCCGATCTCGTGGTCCACGTACGCCATGTAGCCGGCGTACACCTCGGCCTGGCGCGCGAAGAGCCGCTTTTCGCCGGCGGACAGCGTCTCCCATCGCGGCACACTGTCGGGCCATGGGGTGAGCCTGGCATTGGCCGGGATCACCCCGAGCCGCTTCTGGTTGGCGAAGATGCGTTCGCGTTCCTCATTCCACCCGTGGTCGAACTTGCCTTTGAACTTCTCGATCCACTCCGGCGTCGGGTGGTGCGGCGCGTGCGTGGCACCGGGCACGTAGTAAACGAAGAACGGCTTCTCCGGGGCGATGGCGTTGAGCTGATTCATGTAGGCGATGGCTTCATCGGCCATTGCGGTGATCAGGTTCCAGGATGGCTTGCCCTCGTACGGCGCGATCGGCGTGGTGTTGCGGAAGAGGTTTGGCTGCCACTGACTCGAGTCGCCGCCGACGAAGCCGTAGAAGTAGTCGAAGCCAAGACCGATCGGCCACTGCGCGAAGGGGCCCGCCTGGGTGGCCAACCAGCCGGCGACGTTGTGGTTCTTGCCGAACCACGAGGTGCCGTAGCCGTTCTGCTTGAGGATCTCGGCGATCGTGGCCGTGCTCTCGTCGATGATCGTGTCGTAGCCGGGGAACCCGGTGGCGCCTTCCGCGACGATGCCAAAGTGGACCGAGTGGTGGTTACGGCCGGTGATCAAGGCGGCGCGCGTGGGCGAGCAGAGCGCCGCCGAGTGGAAGGTCGTGTAGCGCAGACCCGCGTTGGCGATGCGATCGAGCGCCGGGGTCGGGATGGTTCCGCCGAAGGTGCTCTCTGAGCCGTAACCGGCGTCGTCGAGCATGATAAGCAAGATGTT from Candidatus Binatia bacterium carries:
- a CDS encoding arylsulfatase, which translates into the protein MRTRRTVSAFAVSAALLLLPGTGRSQQNPAQPGAPSYTEPLRSRALPPAPPAFGGVVKDTAAASTPWWPPTIVPPAGAPNILLIMLDDAGYGSESTFGGTIPTPALDRIANAGLRYTTFHSAALCSPTRAALITGRNHHSVHFGIVAEGATGFPGYDTIIDESTATIAEILKQNGYGTSWFGKNHNVAGWLATQAGPFAQWPIGLGFDYFYGFVGGDSSQWQPNLFRNTTPIAPYEGKPSWNLITAMADEAIAYMNQLNAIAPEKPFFVYYVPGATHAPHHPTPEWIEKFKGKFDHGWNEERERIFANQKRLGVIPANARLTPWPDSVPRWETLSAGEKRLFARQAEVYAGYMAYVDHEIGRVIQAVDDMGKFDNTLVIYIGGDNGASPEGTTLGTPNEFASFNSVVVPVEKQLEYYDAWGSDQTFPHYAVGWAWAFGTPFKWTKQVASHFGGTRQGMAISWPKRISDAGGIRRQFHHVIDIVPTILEATGIDAPETVDGIPQKPIDGISMVYTFDKANADVPSRRRTQYFEMLAMRGIYHEGWMASTTPPFVPWAAFQGLPQKAPSDIINGYTWELYKLDEDPTQYDDLAARNPAKLAEMQKVFMDEAAKYHVLPLDNRALARFLEPRPSATAGRTLFTYTSEISNIPKGGAPFVLDRSYTITAEVEIPQGGADGMLVTDGGRFGGFGLYMLRGKPVFVYNYVNLERFRWEAKDALPPGRHVIVFDFAYDGIGFGLGGTGTLKVDGRVVDSKYIAKTLPFLFPEDETFDVGVDTRTPIDDRDYQVPFRFQGKLVNLTVELHPMRGTLAQIVDLKWRTRD